A window from Streptomyces sp. NBC_00299 encodes these proteins:
- a CDS encoding menaquinone biosynthesis decarboxylase, with protein sequence MAYDDLRSLLRALEREGDLKRVKAEVDPYLEVGEIVDRVQKSGGPALLFENVKGSSMPLAMNVFGTDRRLLKALGLKSYGEISDKIGGLLKPELPHGFVGVREAFGKLGAMTHVPPKKVKSAGAPVQEVVLHGDDVDLEQLPALFTWPKDGGSFFNLGLTHTKDPESGVRNLGLYRLQRHDKRTIGMHWQIHKDSRNHYQVAARRGERLPVAIAFGCPPAVTYASTAPLPGDIDEYLFAGFVSGKRIEMVDCKTVPLQVPAQAEVVLEGWLEPGEMLPEGPFGDHTGFYTPQEPFPALKIDCVTMRKRPLLQSIVVGRPPTEDGPLGRATERFFLPLLKIIIPDIVDYHLPEAGGFHNCAIVSIDKKYPKHAQKTMHAIWGAHMMSLTKLIVVVDSDCDVHDLHEVAWRALGNTDYARDLTVVEGPVDHLDHASYQQFWGGKAGIDATEKWPEEGYTRDGGWPDMVESDPETAAKVDRRWKEYGL encoded by the coding sequence ATGGCTTACGACGATCTTCGTTCCCTGCTCAGGGCGCTGGAGCGCGAAGGCGACCTCAAGCGCGTCAAGGCTGAGGTCGATCCGTATCTCGAGGTCGGGGAGATCGTCGACCGCGTACAGAAGTCCGGCGGTCCCGCGCTGCTCTTCGAGAACGTGAAGGGCTCCTCGATGCCCCTCGCGATGAATGTCTTCGGGACGGACCGGCGACTGCTCAAGGCCCTCGGCCTGAAGTCGTACGGCGAGATCTCCGACAAGATCGGCGGGCTGCTCAAGCCCGAGCTGCCGCACGGCTTCGTCGGGGTCCGCGAGGCCTTCGGGAAGCTCGGCGCCATGACGCACGTACCGCCGAAGAAGGTGAAGTCGGCGGGCGCGCCCGTGCAGGAGGTCGTGCTGCACGGCGACGACGTCGACCTGGAGCAGCTGCCCGCCCTGTTCACCTGGCCCAAGGACGGCGGCTCCTTCTTCAACCTCGGGCTCACGCACACCAAGGACCCGGAGTCGGGCGTACGGAATCTGGGGCTGTACCGCCTCCAGCGCCACGACAAGCGCACGATCGGCATGCACTGGCAGATCCACAAGGACAGCCGGAACCACTACCAGGTCGCGGCGCGGCGGGGCGAGCGGCTGCCGGTCGCCATCGCCTTCGGGTGTCCGCCCGCCGTGACGTACGCGTCCACCGCCCCGCTTCCCGGTGACATCGACGAGTACTTGTTCGCCGGGTTCGTCTCCGGCAAGCGGATCGAGATGGTGGACTGCAAGACGGTGCCGTTGCAGGTGCCGGCGCAGGCCGAGGTCGTGCTGGAAGGGTGGCTGGAGCCCGGTGAGATGCTGCCGGAGGGGCCGTTCGGCGACCACACCGGTTTCTACACGCCGCAGGAGCCGTTCCCGGCGCTGAAGATCGACTGCGTGACCATGCGGAAGCGGCCGTTGCTCCAGTCGATCGTCGTGGGCAGGCCTCCGACGGAGGACGGACCGCTGGGGCGTGCGACGGAACGCTTCTTCCTCCCGCTGCTGAAGATCATCATCCCGGACATCGTGGACTACCACCTGCCGGAAGCCGGCGGTTTCCACAACTGCGCGATCGTCTCGATCGACAAGAAGTACCCGAAGCACGCACAGAAGACGATGCATGCGATCTGGGGCGCGCACATGATGTCCCTGACCAAGCTGATCGTGGTCGTCGACTCCGACTGCGACGTCCACGACCTGCACGAGGTCGCCTGGCGGGCGCTCGGCAACACCGACTACGCCCGTGACCTCACGGTCGTCGAAGGCCCCGTCGACCACCTCGACCATGCCTCCTACCAGCAGTTCTGGGGCGGCAAGGCGGGCATCGACGCGACGGAGAAGTGGCCCGAGGAGGGCTACACCCGTGACGGCGGCTGGCCCGACATGGTCGAGTCCGACCCGGAAACGGCGGCGAAGGTCGACCGCCGCTGGAAGGAGTACGGACTGTGA
- a CDS encoding rhomboid family intramembrane serine protease: MAGTSGVAGTWGAERREWSRGDRARTAAKLMLVWVALLWLLEVADVLSGHALDGFGIVPRTPSELVDVVPAAFIHFGFAHVAANTVPLLVLGFLAALGGIRRFAAVCALIIVADGLGVWLISPSGTNTAGASGLIFGLFGYLLVTGFVERRPLGILSGVLVAAIWGTSILAGLAPTQSGVSWQGHLVGLVAGVAAAFVLRRRADGALRRRRASQGPQEGGLYRP, translated from the coding sequence ATGGCGGGTACGTCGGGTGTGGCGGGTACGTGGGGCGCGGAGCGGCGCGAGTGGTCGCGGGGTGACCGCGCGCGGACCGCGGCCAAGCTGATGCTGGTCTGGGTGGCGCTGCTGTGGCTGCTGGAAGTGGCCGACGTGCTCAGCGGGCACGCGCTGGACGGCTTCGGCATCGTCCCGCGCACCCCGTCCGAGCTGGTGGACGTCGTCCCGGCCGCGTTCATCCACTTCGGCTTCGCCCACGTCGCCGCGAACACAGTGCCGTTGCTGGTCCTCGGCTTCCTGGCCGCGCTCGGCGGCATACGCCGGTTCGCCGCCGTCTGTGCCCTGATCATCGTCGCCGACGGCCTCGGCGTCTGGCTGATATCCCCGTCCGGCACCAACACCGCGGGCGCCTCCGGCCTGATCTTCGGCCTCTTCGGCTACCTCCTGGTCACCGGCTTCGTGGAGCGCCGCCCGCTCGGCATCCTGTCCGGCGTGCTGGTGGCCGCGATCTGGGGCACCTCGATCCTGGCGGGCCTCGCCCCGACCCAGTCCGGCGTCAGCTGGCAGGGGCATCTGGTGGGGCTGGTGGCGGGGGTTGCGGCGGCGTTCGTGCTGCGGCGCCGGGCGGACGGGGCGCTCAGGAGGCGCCGGGCGAGTCAGGGTCCACAGGAAGGCGGCTTGTATCGACCGTGA
- a CDS encoding isopenicillin N synthase family dioxygenase yields MSEPRIPTIDLGPWLDGDARTRGAIARTVDEALQTAGFLLVTGHGVDPALRERIREAARAFFVLPAEAKQAYEAKVGGRGWLGPGAEANGYAEGTETPPDLKESLTFATHEPFEDPVVNAEWYAPNVWPAEVPELQALCEEYLARMGELENRLLALLGEALGLEPDFFTRHMAHPTYGFNINWYPGAEVIGAPEPGQFRIGPHTDFGTVTILDRQAGKGGLQVYTDEGGWEDAPFDPDAFTINIGDLMARWTGDRWRSGRHRVLPPPADAPAEELMSLVYFGECTPGTRVESVPAPVGRVAYTPVDSHVYLREKLDSITVN; encoded by the coding sequence GTGAGTGAGCCACGAATTCCCACGATCGACCTCGGGCCCTGGCTCGACGGCGACGCCCGGACGCGCGGCGCGATCGCCCGCACCGTCGACGAGGCCCTGCAGACCGCCGGCTTCCTGCTGGTCACCGGGCACGGCGTGGACCCGGCGCTGCGCGAGCGGATCCGGGAGGCGGCCCGCGCCTTCTTCGTACTCCCCGCCGAGGCGAAGCAGGCCTACGAGGCCAAGGTCGGCGGCCGCGGCTGGCTCGGCCCCGGCGCCGAGGCCAACGGCTACGCGGAAGGCACCGAGACCCCGCCGGACCTGAAGGAGTCGCTGACCTTCGCGACGCACGAGCCCTTCGAGGACCCGGTCGTCAACGCCGAGTGGTACGCGCCGAACGTCTGGCCCGCCGAAGTGCCCGAACTTCAGGCGCTGTGCGAGGAGTACCTCGCGCGGATGGGCGAGCTGGAGAACCGGCTCCTCGCCCTGCTCGGCGAGGCCCTCGGCCTCGAACCCGACTTCTTCACCCGGCACATGGCCCACCCGACATACGGCTTCAACATCAACTGGTACCCGGGAGCCGAGGTGATCGGTGCGCCGGAGCCCGGTCAGTTCCGCATCGGGCCGCACACCGACTTCGGGACCGTGACGATCCTCGACCGGCAGGCCGGGAAGGGCGGGTTGCAGGTCTACACGGACGAGGGCGGCTGGGAGGACGCGCCGTTCGACCCTGACGCCTTCACCATCAACATCGGTGATCTGATGGCCCGTTGGACCGGTGACCGGTGGCGGTCCGGCCGGCATCGCGTCCTGCCGCCGCCCGCCGACGCCCCCGCCGAGGAGCTGATGTCCCTCGTCTACTTCGGGGAGTGCACGCCCGGCACCCGCGTGGAGTCGGTGCCCGCGCCCGTGGGACGGGTGGCGTACACGCCGGTGGACTCGCATGTGTATCTGCGGGAGAAGCTGGACTCGATCACCGTCAACTGA
- a CDS encoding nucleoside deaminase yields MELLDHATARTWLATAVAEARAGLAEGGIPIGAALHAPDGAVLGRGHNRRVQDGDPSMHAETAAFRAAGRQRSYRGTTMVTTLSPCWYCSGLVRQFGISRVVIGEAVTFHGGHDWLAEHGVEVVLLDDPECIGMMRDFIRNNPALWNEDIGE; encoded by the coding sequence ATGGAGCTCTTGGATCACGCGACGGCCCGCACCTGGCTGGCCACCGCCGTCGCGGAGGCGCGCGCCGGGCTCGCCGAGGGCGGTATCCCGATCGGTGCCGCGCTCCATGCCCCGGACGGGGCGGTCCTCGGCCGCGGCCACAACCGCCGTGTGCAGGACGGTGACCCCTCGATGCACGCGGAGACGGCCGCGTTCCGGGCGGCGGGACGGCAGCGGTCGTATCGCGGAACGACCATGGTGACCACGCTCTCGCCCTGCTGGTACTGCTCAGGACTGGTACGGCAGTTCGGGATCTCCCGCGTCGTCATCGGCGAGGCGGTCACCTTCCACGGCGGGCACGACTGGCTGGCCGAGCACGGCGTGGAGGTCGTGCTCCTCGACGACCCCGAGTGCATCGGGATGATGCGCGACTTCATCAGGAACAATCCGGCACTGTGGAACGAGGACATCGGTGAGTGA
- a CDS encoding Uma2 family endonuclease produces the protein MTISDSDRLHSQLARYEDMFRGYRMEIVEGNIVMSPLRPFHNETIVRLWMQLEAQMGPEWGFISDVAIPFSDDFEFCPDLAIIPAAEKNRNLTSYAPDLIELAIEVVSPSSVRNDYEIKNRQYAARGIPNYLIFDPQKAHLVTLWNPGPDGYRGRDTIPYDGKVTVETKIGRLTVDTSRLPVDPDSPGAS, from the coding sequence GTGACCATCTCGGACAGCGACCGCCTGCACTCGCAGCTCGCCCGGTACGAGGACATGTTCCGCGGATACCGGATGGAGATTGTCGAGGGCAACATCGTGATGAGTCCGCTCAGGCCGTTCCACAACGAGACCATCGTGCGGTTGTGGATGCAGCTGGAAGCTCAGATGGGCCCGGAGTGGGGCTTCATCAGCGATGTTGCGATCCCCTTCAGCGACGACTTCGAGTTCTGTCCCGATCTCGCGATCATCCCGGCGGCCGAGAAGAACCGAAACCTGACCTCATACGCGCCTGATCTCATCGAACTCGCCATCGAGGTCGTTTCGCCCAGCAGCGTCCGCAACGACTACGAGATCAAGAACAGGCAGTACGCCGCTCGGGGAATCCCGAACTACCTGATTTTCGATCCGCAGAAGGCCCACCTCGTCACGCTCTGGAATCCCGGACCCGACGGCTACCGCGGACGTGACACGATTCCTTACGACGGCAAGGTCACTGTGGAGACCAAGATCGGACGCCTCACGGTCGATACAAGCCGCCTTCCTGTGGACCCTGACTCGCCCGGCGCCTCCTGA
- a CDS encoding condensation domain-containing protein — translation MRMTDIQRCEVRPGRLVEWTFSPATVATATDLPEDSRPPAYIQESHIRTARSVREDGLFVPTWLGTAFDLLGRADLDALEEALRGWTLRHETLRSGFRWSGRPGDDVRRFTLDADSVSLHRTEVGEFTDPTLLVQHLQDRFDVTADALRWPNLIYTAVVRDNSTSVYMAFDHSNVDAHSIQRIPAEIQELYAACLAGETVEGASAGSYVDFCAIERTDADRIDGSHDIVGRWREFIRRCDGRLPKFPVDLGLDPEGGLPTQKLLREPLTDADTAAAFEAYCRPYGGSSVGILAATALIGHEIGDEPVYRTVVPFHTRVKTRWSDSVGWYVGGAPIEIPMEQAHDLPSALRTVRAALHANRHLARIPLARVLSLLGADFRPTSPDLYSIVSFVDTRGIPGSGQWAEHKAYGLIRVSYGDQVCAWVTRLHEGLWFASRYPDTDVAQKNMRLYVERLRDVIASTVS, via the coding sequence GTGCGAATGACTGACATCCAGCGCTGCGAGGTCCGACCCGGACGACTCGTCGAATGGACGTTCAGTCCGGCGACCGTGGCGACGGCGACCGACCTCCCGGAGGACTCCCGCCCACCGGCGTACATCCAGGAGTCACACATCAGGACCGCCCGGTCCGTGCGCGAGGACGGCCTGTTCGTGCCGACCTGGCTCGGTACCGCCTTCGACCTCCTGGGCCGGGCCGACCTCGACGCGCTGGAGGAGGCGCTGCGCGGCTGGACGCTGCGGCACGAGACGCTGCGCAGCGGCTTCCGGTGGTCCGGCCGGCCCGGCGACGACGTACGCCGGTTCACGCTCGACGCCGATTCCGTGTCCCTGCACCGCACGGAGGTGGGCGAGTTCACCGACCCCACGCTCCTCGTGCAGCATCTCCAGGACCGCTTCGACGTCACCGCGGACGCACTGCGCTGGCCCAACCTCATCTACACGGCGGTCGTCCGCGACAACTCCACCAGCGTGTACATGGCCTTCGACCACAGCAACGTCGACGCCCACTCCATCCAGCGCATCCCCGCCGAGATCCAGGAGCTCTACGCCGCGTGCCTTGCCGGTGAGACCGTCGAAGGGGCGTCCGCCGGCAGCTACGTCGACTTCTGCGCGATCGAGCGGACGGACGCCGACCGGATCGACGGCAGCCACGACATCGTGGGCCGCTGGCGCGAGTTCATCCGGCGCTGCGACGGCAGGCTGCCCAAGTTCCCCGTCGATCTGGGCCTGGACCCCGAGGGCGGGCTGCCCACCCAGAAACTGCTGCGCGAGCCGCTCACCGACGCGGACACCGCCGCCGCGTTCGAGGCGTACTGCCGTCCCTACGGCGGCAGTTCGGTCGGCATCCTGGCCGCGACCGCCCTCATCGGCCACGAGATCGGCGACGAACCCGTCTACCGCACCGTCGTGCCGTTCCACACCCGCGTGAAGACCCGGTGGTCCGACTCCGTCGGCTGGTACGTCGGCGGCGCGCCCATCGAGATCCCCATGGAGCAGGCCCACGACCTGCCCAGCGCCCTGCGCACGGTACGCGCCGCGCTGCACGCCAACCGGCATCTGGCCCGCATTCCGCTGGCCCGGGTGCTCAGCCTGCTGGGCGCCGACTTCCGCCCCACGTCACCCGACCTGTACTCGATCGTCTCCTTCGTCGACACCCGCGGCATCCCGGGGTCCGGGCAGTGGGCCGAGCACAAGGCGTACGGGCTGATCAGGGTGTCGTACGGCGACCAGGTGTGCGCGTGGGTCACCCGGCTGCACGAAGGCCTGTGGTTCGCGAGCCGCTACCCGGACACCGACGTCGCGCAGAAGAACATGCGGCTGTACGTGGAGCGACTGCGGGACGTCATCGCCTCGACCGTCTCCTAG
- a CDS encoding UbiX family flavin prenyltransferase codes for MNPVKPGETPRTPWIVGVSGASGTPYAAAVLRALLAAGESVDLVVSRASRLTLLDETGISFRDAHWQDDLREWLGRGADGKPGTFEPDIDGVRYWNAGDLAAGPSSGSYATKGMLIVPASTACVAGVALGLSKDLLQRAAGVALKEGRKLVVAVRETPLNGQTLRHLVTLDDAGATVVPASPAFYAGATHIQDLVDFVAGRVLDAAGVEHRLYRRWKGELGGGTRTT; via the coding sequence GTGAACCCAGTCAAGCCAGGAGAGACGCCGCGTACGCCTTGGATCGTAGGGGTGTCCGGCGCTTCCGGCACCCCATACGCCGCCGCGGTGCTGCGCGCGCTCCTCGCCGCGGGGGAGAGCGTCGACCTGGTCGTCAGCAGGGCGTCACGGCTCACGCTCCTCGACGAGACCGGGATCTCCTTCCGCGACGCCCACTGGCAGGACGACCTGCGCGAGTGGCTCGGGCGGGGCGCCGACGGCAAGCCCGGGACCTTCGAGCCGGACATCGACGGCGTCCGGTACTGGAACGCCGGGGACCTCGCCGCCGGGCCGTCCTCGGGGTCGTACGCCACGAAGGGCATGCTGATCGTGCCCGCCTCCACCGCCTGTGTCGCCGGCGTCGCGCTGGGCCTGTCGAAGGACCTGCTCCAACGCGCGGCGGGCGTGGCCCTCAAGGAGGGGCGCAAGCTGGTCGTGGCCGTCAGGGAGACCCCGCTGAACGGCCAGACGCTGAGGCACCTGGTGACCCTGGACGACGCGGGCGCCACCGTCGTGCCCGCCTCACCCGCCTTCTACGCGGGGGCCACCCACATCCAGGACCTGGTCGACTTCGTCGCCGGACGGGTGCTCGACGCGGCGGGCGTCGAGCACCGGCTCTACCGCCGCTGGAAGGGCGAACTCGGCGGCGGAACCCGCACGACATGA
- the mqnP gene encoding menaquinone biosynthesis prenyltransferase MqnP, which yields MSSASAAIPQPGRTKAFLRLVMIEHSVFALPFAYIAALTAMFQWDKNIHWGRLLLVTVCMVGLRTFAMAVNRIIDREIDARNPRTAHRELVTGAMSVRHAWTGALIALVIFLGSAALLNPLCLALAPIAVIPMVVYPYGKRFTNFPQAILGLAQAMGPVGGWLAITGEWSWTAVILGLAVGIWIGGFDLIYACQDVDADRETGVMSVPARFGIPAAVWGARVCHAVTTGLFVWYAVVTDAGTFFWLGLLIVAGAFVYEHSIVRPHDLSRLNRAFFSVNGFIGIALFVCALLDLVVRGLTV from the coding sequence GTGAGCAGCGCCTCCGCCGCGATCCCGCAGCCAGGACGCACGAAGGCGTTCCTCCGCCTCGTCATGATCGAGCACTCGGTGTTCGCGCTGCCGTTCGCGTACATCGCCGCGCTCACCGCGATGTTCCAGTGGGACAAGAACATCCACTGGGGGCGGCTGCTCCTGGTGACGGTCTGCATGGTGGGTCTGCGGACCTTCGCCATGGCCGTGAACCGGATCATCGACCGCGAGATCGACGCCCGTAATCCGCGCACCGCGCACCGCGAGCTGGTGACGGGCGCGATGTCGGTCCGGCACGCCTGGACCGGCGCCCTGATCGCCCTGGTGATCTTCCTGGGCTCGGCGGCGCTGCTGAACCCGCTGTGCCTGGCCCTCGCCCCCATCGCGGTGATCCCGATGGTGGTCTACCCCTACGGCAAACGCTTCACGAACTTCCCGCAGGCCATCCTGGGTCTCGCCCAGGCGATGGGCCCGGTGGGCGGCTGGCTGGCGATCACCGGTGAGTGGTCCTGGACCGCGGTCATCCTCGGTCTCGCCGTCGGCATCTGGATCGGCGGCTTCGACCTGATCTACGCCTGCCAGGATGTCGACGCCGACCGCGAGACCGGCGTCATGTCGGTCCCCGCCCGCTTCGGCATCCCGGCGGCGGTCTGGGGAGCGCGGGTGTGCCATGCGGTGACCACGGGGTTGTTCGTCTGGTACGCGGTGGTCACGGACGCGGGCACCTTCTTCTGGCTGGGCCTGCTGATCGTCGCCGGTGCGTTCGTCTACGAGCACTCGATCGTCCGCCCGCACGACCTGTCCCGCTTGAACCGGGCGTTCTTCAGCGTCAACGGGTTCATCGGGATTGCCCTGTTCGTGTGTGCACTGCTGGATCTTGTGGTTCGGGGGCTGACCGTCTGA
- a CDS encoding Lrp/AsnC family transcriptional regulator, which yields MDAVDRQLIQALRENGRASYAELGRLVGLSGPSVTDRINRLEAAGVITGYRATVDAASLGLGVTALIGISLSDATDHEDVASRLRDLGEIEDCWFIAGDDSYMLKVRAADVDGLEKIIRRLSGTKGVSRTRTTIVLSTKWENRVGQLPDEEDA from the coding sequence ATGGACGCGGTGGACAGGCAGCTCATCCAGGCCCTGAGGGAGAACGGCCGGGCTTCCTACGCGGAGCTGGGACGCCTCGTCGGCCTGTCGGGACCCAGCGTCACCGACCGCATCAACCGGCTGGAGGCGGCCGGCGTCATCACCGGCTATCGCGCCACCGTCGACGCCGCCTCGCTCGGCCTCGGCGTCACCGCGCTGATCGGCATCTCGCTGTCCGACGCCACCGACCACGAGGACGTCGCGAGCCGCCTGCGGGACCTGGGTGAGATCGAGGACTGCTGGTTCATCGCGGGCGACGACTCGTACATGCTCAAGGTCCGGGCGGCCGACGTGGACGGGCTGGAGAAGATCATCCGCCGGCTCAGCGGCACCAAGGGCGTCTCCCGGACCCGTACGACCATCGTGCTCTCCACCAAGTGGGAGAACCGGGTCGGACAGCTGCCCGACGAAGAGGACGCGTAG
- a CDS encoding PLD nuclease N-terminal domain-containing protein, with protein sequence MLRVLMFLVPLALSVYAFIDCISTKEDEIRHMPKPLWAILVLVFPLVGSISWLIAGKKRSPAAEGWSGVRDNRRRRQWVAPDDNPDFLKSLDQDDDGTKDDKPKRDEP encoded by the coding sequence ATGCTCCGCGTGCTGATGTTTCTCGTGCCACTGGCGCTGAGCGTGTACGCATTCATCGACTGCATCAGCACGAAGGAGGACGAGATCCGGCACATGCCCAAGCCGCTGTGGGCCATCCTCGTCCTGGTCTTCCCGCTGGTCGGCTCGATCTCCTGGCTCATCGCGGGCAAGAAGCGCAGCCCGGCGGCCGAGGGCTGGTCCGGGGTCAGGGACAACCGGCGCCGGCGGCAGTGGGTCGCACCCGATGACAACCCCGACTTCCTGAAGTCGCTGGACCAGGACGACGACGGGACGAAGGACGACAAGCCGAAGCGGGACGAGCCCTGA
- a CDS encoding SRPBCC domain-containing protein yields MSGSVEQGISQTHGNTHILHFLVRLPRPVEAVWPALGTPEGLASWFTPADVLEPRLGGAIALRDVGSGQVTAWDVERVAEYTVEDGGRLRFHLERDGETGTALRFTHEFQGETESEQRWRARFERLIEVLEGGGS; encoded by the coding sequence ATGAGCGGTTCCGTAGAACAGGGCATCAGCCAGACCCACGGGAACACGCACATCCTGCACTTCCTGGTGCGGCTTCCCCGGCCCGTCGAGGCGGTCTGGCCGGCGCTCGGCACCCCCGAAGGGCTCGCGTCCTGGTTCACGCCCGCCGATGTCCTGGAACCCCGGCTCGGCGGCGCGATCGCACTGCGGGACGTCGGATCCGGGCAGGTCACCGCATGGGACGTGGAGCGGGTCGCCGAGTACACGGTGGAGGACGGCGGACGCCTGCGGTTCCACCTGGAACGGGACGGCGAGACGGGGACCGCCCTGCGCTTCACGCACGAGTTCCAGGGCGAGACGGAGTCGGAGCAGCGCTGGCGGGCCCGCTTCGAGAGGTTGATCGAGGTGCTGGAGGGCGGCGGCTCCTGA